From the Ruminiclostridium josui JCM 17888 genome, one window contains:
- a CDS encoding tail protein X gives MLNNEYYEYTTLQGDTFDMIALDFYDDEAYASKIIEANPEYCKVIIFESGVVLKIPIVEESSPETLPPWKVK, from the coding sequence TTGCTTAACAATGAATATTATGAGTACACAACACTCCAGGGCGATACATTCGACATGATCGCCCTGGACTTTTACGATGATGAAGCCTATGCATCAAAAATAATAGAAGCTAATCCTGAATACTGTAAGGTAATAATTTTTGAATCAGGAGTGGTCCTCAAGATACCTATTGTAGAGGAATCTTCTCCTGAAACATTACCTCCTTGGAAGGTGAAATGA
- a CDS encoding glycine-rich domain-containing protein, translating into MRRNFDIGFPRPQPLQNKGTSSVSVSYSGSCKIVYETASRGYIECYTSGLIIFEKGKNDIFPPYIDVFLVGAGGGGSSLGSTYTGGGGGAGGYTKTYTKVSTPETANIYIGSGGTAGQAGGSTSFPGLTPASGGNGANSSNGANGGSAGGGGMILSSSTWSAGGVAGSNGGNGTPAYYINGSSGAGSNGTGQGTPTTDFWGRIHAGGGAGGAGGNTSTGVGASGDPGTSSFTAGSGNAGQTGSVGVMGCSGGNGGGGYGGGGGGGGYGSSTRGTGGTGGSGIVIVRWGY; encoded by the coding sequence ATGCGTAGAAATTTTGATATTGGATTTCCCCGTCCACAGCCCTTGCAGAATAAGGGAACCAGTTCAGTAAGTGTATCCTACTCAGGTTCCTGTAAAATTGTATATGAAACAGCTTCAAGGGGGTACATTGAATGCTATACATCAGGATTGATTATATTTGAAAAAGGTAAAAATGATATTTTCCCGCCCTACATAGATGTTTTCCTTGTCGGAGCCGGTGGAGGCGGAAGCAGTTTAGGTAGTACATATACAGGTGGCGGTGGTGGTGCAGGAGGATACACAAAAACATATACAAAAGTGTCTACTCCTGAAACCGCAAATATTTACATTGGTTCGGGAGGAACTGCAGGTCAGGCCGGAGGCTCAACCTCGTTTCCCGGACTTACTCCAGCTTCCGGCGGTAATGGTGCAAATAGCAGTAATGGAGCAAATGGTGGCAGTGCTGGTGGAGGTGGCATGATTTTATCATCTAGTACATGGTCTGCGGGTGGTGTAGCAGGTTCTAATGGTGGCAATGGTACTCCCGCATATTATATTAATGGTTCTTCTGGAGCAGGTTCCAATGGTACGGGACAAGGTACACCTACTACAGATTTTTGGGGTAGGATACATGCCGGAGGTGGAGCTGGTGGTGCAGGAGGTAATACTTCAACTGGTGTAGGAGCGTCTGGAGACCCCGGAACATCATCTTTTACAGCTGGGTCTGGAAATGCTGGTCAAACGGGTAGTGTAGGAGTTATGGGATGTTCTGGAGGTAATGGAGGAGGTGGCTACGGCGGCGGTGGAGGAGGCGGTGGCTATGGAAGTAGTACTAGAGGAACTGGTGGAACTGGTGGTTCAGGTATAGTTATCGTAAGATGGGGTTATTAG
- a CDS encoding baseplate assembly protein, which translates to MNNINFVEIDSTRLIDSLISLFEESTGEVFYPGDERRQFLSNMAPAIVAIYSSINNTGRQNLLRYATGELLDALGERTDTPRLQPQKASVIMRFTLSAAQTNNITIAAGTRVTPDGKIYFATKDTLVIPAGSLTGDVASLSVEAGASYNGFTPGQISKLVDPVAYVSTVVNIDTSSGGADLEPDDDGINTWSGYRERIRQSPAKMSTAGPEDAYMYWAKTADQNISDISITSPSAGQVKITVLMQDGEIPSQAVLDKVYETCNNKKVRPLTDQVITAAPETVTYNIDLTYYVSRDRAAEVNSIRAAIENSGGVVEQYKIWQSGKLGRAINPDSLKQLLLNVGAFRADITSPVYTEIGADAVAACGTMTINYGGLI; encoded by the coding sequence ATGAACAATATTAATTTTGTTGAGATTGATAGTACCCGGTTAATTGACAGCTTGATAAGCTTATTTGAAGAATCTACAGGCGAAGTCTTTTACCCCGGGGATGAAAGAAGGCAATTTTTAAGTAATATGGCTCCCGCTATTGTTGCAATATATAGCTCCATTAACAACACCGGTAGGCAGAATCTTTTAAGATATGCCACAGGTGAACTCCTGGATGCATTAGGAGAGAGAACGGATACCCCAAGGCTTCAGCCACAGAAGGCCAGTGTAATAATGCGTTTTACCTTATCAGCAGCTCAGACAAACAATATAACGATTGCCGCAGGTACCCGGGTAACTCCGGACGGTAAAATATATTTTGCAACTAAGGACACACTTGTTATACCTGCAGGTAGCTTGACAGGTGATGTAGCTTCATTGAGTGTGGAAGCTGGAGCCTCATATAACGGGTTCACTCCCGGGCAGATAAGTAAACTTGTTGATCCGGTTGCTTATGTGTCCACAGTAGTAAATATTGATACAAGCTCCGGCGGTGCGGATTTAGAGCCTGATGATGATGGAATAAATACATGGTCCGGGTACCGGGAAAGGATCCGTCAGTCACCGGCAAAAATGTCCACGGCAGGCCCGGAAGATGCTTATATGTATTGGGCAAAAACTGCTGACCAGAATATATCTGATATTTCAATAACATCTCCTTCAGCCGGTCAAGTTAAAATAACAGTACTTATGCAAGATGGCGAAATCCCGTCACAGGCTGTGTTGGACAAGGTATATGAGACCTGTAATAACAAAAAGGTTAGGCCGCTCACTGATCAGGTTATTACTGCAGCTCCGGAGACTGTTACATATAACATAGACCTAACCTATTATGTCAGCCGAGACAGGGCAGCAGAAGTAAATTCAATTCGTGCTGCAATAGAGAATTCCGGGGGAGTTGTTGAACAGTATAAGATATGGCAGAGCGGGAAGCTCGGACGTGCAATAAATCCGGATAGTTTAAAGCAGCTTTTGTTAAATGTCGGTGCATTCAGAGCTGACATAACAAGCCCTGTATATACTGAAATCGGAGCAGATGCAGTTGCCGCTTGCGGAACTATGACTATTAATTATGGGGGATTGATATAA
- a CDS encoding phage tail protein I: MQLGNIDLLKLQTKFMLGDKTTQGFCAALTPQLQGIAGIIKNCMLLARVQELPEAVLDALAHELLVDWYDATADISIKRELIKNSDKVHMYMGTPYSVEQVVQDYFGDGYVEEWFQYDGEPFHFRVVTSNSSATSELAERFTKAIEKVKRKSTVLDQVIVEMAAELPIYYGNVLHIGDVYTVEQVV; encoded by the coding sequence ATGCAGCTTGGAAATATAGACCTCCTAAAGCTTCAGACTAAATTCATGCTGGGTGATAAAACCACCCAGGGATTTTGTGCAGCCTTAACTCCACAACTACAAGGTATTGCCGGAATCATAAAAAACTGTATGTTGCTTGCAAGGGTACAGGAGTTACCGGAGGCAGTCCTGGATGCATTGGCACATGAATTACTTGTGGACTGGTATGATGCCACAGCGGACATTAGTATAAAGCGGGAACTTATAAAAAACAGTGATAAGGTTCATATGTATATGGGAACACCGTACTCAGTGGAGCAGGTGGTTCAGGATTATTTCGGAGACGGGTATGTTGAGGAATGGTTCCAGTATGATGGAGAACCATTTCATTTCCGGGTAGTAACCAGTAACTCATCGGCTACGTCAGAGTTGGCAGAACGTTTTACAAAGGCAATTGAAAAGGTTAAAAGAAAAAGTACCGTACTGGATCAGGTAATAGTGGAAATGGCTGCAGAGTTACCTATTTATTATGGTAATGTCCTACATATAGGTGATGTATATACAGTAGAACAGGTGGTGTAA
- a CDS encoding phage tail protein: MAIAAFANKTFQVSSKKIYTFDEFSTGTALQTEKQDVAGKKPSTYIKGPDLDTMSFTIPLSITFGNNVLYEYDSWKAIMAAQKAYRFILGNKPVGGKWLLTSVALSDTIIDKKGTMTKAKLQLQFEEYVRAGAASASKSSTSTKSKSKKSTSKGVSQSDKNILNSLISGEKASQKRNNTNASAAVSKGAKK, encoded by the coding sequence ATGGCCATTGCAGCATTTGCAAATAAAACGTTCCAAGTAAGTAGCAAAAAAATATATACCTTTGATGAATTTTCTACAGGTACCGCCCTGCAGACAGAAAAGCAAGACGTTGCCGGCAAAAAGCCAAGCACATATATAAAAGGCCCTGACCTTGATACCATGAGCTTCACGATTCCTCTTAGTATAACCTTCGGCAATAACGTCCTGTACGAATATGACAGTTGGAAGGCTATAATGGCGGCACAAAAGGCCTATAGGTTTATATTAGGAAACAAGCCTGTAGGTGGCAAATGGTTACTTACCAGTGTAGCCCTTAGTGACACGATAATTGATAAAAAAGGGACTATGACAAAGGCAAAATTACAGCTCCAATTTGAGGAATATGTCCGGGCAGGAGCAGCTTCAGCCTCCAAAAGTAGTACTTCGACAAAAAGTAAATCTAAAAAGAGTACTTCAAAGGGAGTTTCTCAAAGCGATAAAAATATTCTTAATTCACTTATATCTGGAGAGAAGGCATCTCAAAAGAGAAATAATACAAATGCTTCAGCTGCAGTTTCGAAGGGTGCTAAGAAGTAA
- a CDS encoding XkdX family protein, translating to MFERLRYLYKENELTEKQLDIAVSKGWITEGQKAKIIG from the coding sequence ATGTTTGAAAGGTTGAGGTACTTATATAAGGAAAATGAACTAACTGAAAAGCAGCTGGATATTGCAGTAAGTAAAGGATGGATAACTGAAGGACAGAAGGCGAAGATTATAGGATAA
- a CDS encoding major capsid protein produces the protein MALIDNNTPRSMSPSFEKNMPVTTFFRDTFFPTVNTYPTDKIDMDFRKGSYMVAPFVAQRVGGINMGRKGFETKTYSPPRIAPERVLSPEVLEPRSMGETVHSAMTPEERQDHFIEQDVRELDDSITRREEVMCAELIANGEIRVRGYIDDNLNNYVDDDINYQLPAENLIYLSGEDKWDQTTAKSKYETLEGATEIVLKSGYNPAYGILGQSAWAQLRKDDKFMKMLDNRMLDIGMFKPELRTQNGNGLKYIGNLPEMGLELWVYYAWFLDYDNTVKPIFPVDRISILPSSLGSMEYAAITQLEKDERYHTYEGTRIPKIIANIGNDTMKYRLASRPIPKPYDVSSWVTMKVL, from the coding sequence ATGGCTTTAATAGACAATAATACACCAAGAAGCATGTCACCGTCATTTGAAAAAAATATGCCGGTGACTACTTTTTTCAGAGACACTTTTTTCCCTACGGTTAATACTTATCCAACAGATAAGATTGATATGGACTTTAGAAAAGGAAGCTATATGGTAGCTCCCTTCGTTGCACAAAGGGTTGGCGGTATCAATATGGGGAGAAAAGGTTTTGAAACAAAGACATACAGTCCGCCAAGAATTGCGCCTGAGAGGGTGCTAAGCCCGGAAGTTTTAGAACCACGTTCCATGGGAGAAACTGTGCATTCGGCAATGACCCCTGAAGAAAGACAGGACCACTTTATAGAGCAAGACGTCAGAGAGCTTGATGATTCTATAACAAGAAGAGAGGAGGTTATGTGTGCTGAACTAATAGCAAATGGGGAAATAAGAGTAAGGGGATACATAGACGATAATTTGAATAATTACGTTGATGATGATATCAATTACCAGCTACCAGCCGAAAATCTTATTTATCTTTCCGGAGAGGATAAATGGGATCAAACTACAGCAAAATCCAAGTATGAGACACTTGAGGGAGCAACAGAGATAGTTTTAAAATCAGGATATAATCCAGCTTACGGAATATTAGGACAAAGTGCCTGGGCTCAATTGAGAAAAGATGATAAGTTTATGAAGATGCTTGATAACAGGATGCTTGATATTGGAATGTTCAAGCCTGAGTTGAGGACACAAAACGGAAATGGATTAAAATACATCGGAAACTTGCCAGAAATGGGACTTGAACTATGGGTATATTACGCATGGTTTCTCGATTATGACAATACAGTAAAACCAATCTTTCCTGTTGATAGGATATCCATTCTGCCTTCAAGTCTTGGTTCCATGGAGTATGCAGCTATAACCCAATTGGAAAAGGATGAGAGATACCATACGTATGAAGGTACCAGAATACCAAAAATTATAGCCAACATTGGTAACGATACTATGAAGTACAGACTTGCATCAAGGCCGATACCAAAGCCTTATGATGTATCATCTTGGGTAACTATGAAGGTGCTATAA
- a CDS encoding phage tail protein has translation MKNVDITVNTKELKRLVIGTKHFEKEIAGAVASALNRTLDHVNTRLGKLVTSVYAIKTGDVKKTIKKYKAKKGDLSAGLKSVGHTLSLVHFPHKPETTVIARSLGVKHAKAQVKVKIKKGSMRQMNVSPKAFLQKSNGATNIFMRVGQERTPIVVLRTLSVPQMITSQSVGENIQKIAQDKMDERIKHEVDFRLSKLQKSVRG, from the coding sequence ATGAAAAATGTTGATATAACCGTGAACACAAAGGAGTTAAAAAGGCTTGTTATTGGAACAAAACATTTTGAAAAGGAAATTGCAGGTGCTGTTGCATCAGCTCTTAACAGAACATTGGATCATGTGAATACAAGGCTTGGAAAGCTCGTTACAAGTGTTTATGCAATAAAAACAGGTGATGTCAAAAAGACTATAAAAAAATACAAGGCTAAAAAGGGAGATTTATCTGCAGGATTAAAGTCTGTAGGGCATACCCTGTCCTTGGTGCATTTCCCTCATAAACCGGAGACAACAGTAATAGCCAGATCACTTGGCGTAAAACATGCAAAGGCTCAGGTAAAGGTTAAGATTAAAAAGGGTTCGATGCGGCAAATGAACGTTTCGCCAAAAGCTTTTTTACAAAAATCAAATGGTGCAACAAACATCTTTATGCGTGTAGGCCAGGAGAGAACACCCATTGTAGTCTTGCGTACCCTGTCAGTGCCTCAAATGATTACAAGTCAAAGCGTAGGAGAAAACATACAAAAGATAGCTCAGGACAAAATGGATGAGCGTATAAAGCATGAGGTTGACTTCAGGCTTTCCAAGCTTCAAAAATCGGTGAGAGGTTAA
- a CDS encoding phage tail sheath family protein, translating to MPYYHGVYGKQLPTQDDIPLSGAGTLPVYIGTAPVEQLTDHANAINTPVLLSSYEDAKAKIGYSDDWDKYTLCESVYAHFKNKIGSIGPIIVINVFDPIVHTEENPLDETDIIGGIDENGKRTGLACVDLIYQMYNMIPVLLAAPGWSHKPSVEAALLEKCQKINGHWDAVCAVDVDSAAAKTILAAKNWKQTNSYISKLEKVCWPRVVSGDKKFWLSTLTVVRMCQTDYANEGIPYESPSNKPIDITGTILGDGALINFDEIQANDLNSEGITTVIYRAGSWVLWGPHNGNYKYTAEIDPRDRFDCNIRMMIYLTNSFQVQYMNSVDQPLNRARVDSILNDAQVWLNSLVSDGRMLFAEIKFNESSNPVSSIVEGDFEFDIRTTTTPPGKSLTFKVQYTTEGLNSITGGEG from the coding sequence ATGCCATATTATCATGGCGTGTATGGCAAACAGCTGCCGACTCAGGATGATATACCGTTATCTGGAGCCGGAACTCTACCGGTATACATAGGAACGGCACCTGTAGAACAGCTGACTGACCATGCAAATGCGATTAATACACCTGTATTATTAAGCAGTTACGAGGATGCAAAAGCAAAAATAGGCTATAGTGATGATTGGGATAAATACACTCTTTGTGAGTCTGTGTATGCACATTTTAAAAACAAAATAGGAAGTATAGGGCCTATTATTGTTATTAATGTATTCGATCCTATTGTCCACACGGAGGAGAATCCGCTGGATGAAACAGATATAATCGGTGGTATCGACGAAAACGGCAAGAGAACAGGCCTTGCATGTGTTGACCTTATTTATCAGATGTACAACATGATTCCCGTTTTGCTTGCTGCCCCCGGATGGAGTCATAAGCCTTCTGTAGAGGCTGCATTGTTGGAGAAATGTCAGAAAATTAATGGCCATTGGGATGCGGTATGTGCAGTTGACGTAGATTCAGCTGCAGCAAAAACAATTTTAGCCGCAAAGAACTGGAAACAGACTAATTCATATATCTCAAAACTTGAAAAAGTATGCTGGCCAAGGGTGGTAAGCGGTGATAAAAAGTTCTGGCTGTCAACATTGACTGTAGTCAGGATGTGCCAGACTGATTATGCCAATGAGGGTATACCTTACGAAAGTCCCTCCAACAAGCCTATCGATATAACCGGAACCATCCTGGGGGATGGAGCTTTAATTAACTTTGATGAAATACAGGCGAATGACCTTAATAGTGAGGGTATAACAACAGTAATATATCGTGCCGGGAGTTGGGTGCTTTGGGGACCGCACAACGGTAACTATAAATATACTGCGGAGATAGACCCACGGGACAGGTTCGACTGCAATATCAGGATGATGATATACCTGACAAATTCATTTCAGGTGCAGTACATGAATAGTGTTGATCAGCCGCTTAATCGGGCAAGAGTAGACTCAATTTTGAATGATGCTCAAGTATGGCTTAACAGTCTGGTGAGTGACGGAAGAATGCTTTTTGCAGAAATCAAATTTAATGAATCAAGCAATCCGGTAAGCAGCATAGTCGAAGGTGACTTTGAGTTTGATATAAGGACCACCACTACACCGCCGGGTAAGAGCCTCACATTTAAGGTCCAGTACACTACTGAAGGACTTAATTCAATAACGGGAGGTGAAGGATAA
- a CDS encoding phage major tail tube protein, whose protein sequence is MPKISNKTIDYKMKATDTKDKMTLIDDAADIQLPSIEKITDTIKGSGIMGEIDLPVYGQIGSMTFTINNRADNPRYSMLSRPGTIKFEVVWTNDNIDSSNMSASVQVNKVFMTGMNKKYDPGKVEVGAASDGSSEFEIFYYRKLVNGVEVLLIDKLNCKYVVNGIDYMEKTRAALS, encoded by the coding sequence ATGCCAAAAATCAGTAATAAAACAATAGATTACAAGATGAAGGCAACAGACACAAAAGATAAAATGACTCTTATTGATGATGCAGCAGATATTCAATTGCCCTCAATTGAAAAAATAACGGACACCATAAAGGGTTCCGGAATAATGGGTGAGATTGATTTGCCTGTTTATGGCCAAATAGGAAGTATGACATTTACTATAAACAATAGAGCTGATAATCCAAGGTATTCCATGTTATCAAGACCAGGGACAATAAAGTTTGAAGTAGTGTGGACTAATGACAATATTGATTCAAGTAATATGAGTGCAAGTGTTCAGGTCAATAAGGTGTTTATGACAGGCATGAATAAAAAGTATGACCCCGGTAAGGTCGAGGTTGGTGCTGCATCGGATGGCTCAAGTGAGTTTGAAATATTCTACTATCGGAAGCTTGTAAACGGAGTGGAAGTACTCCTGATTGACAAGCTCAATTGTAAATATGTCGTGAACGGCATAGATTACATGGAAAAAACAAGGGCGGCTCTATCATAG
- a CDS encoding phage tail protein encodes MSFGMIAFTNRGRVLQVKAAIGTQLKFTRIAVGDGQLSGQVTEELVGLIHEVKSLNINELEKISGYQAKVGGVLTNQGLATGFYWRELGVFAQDPDVGEILYCYGNAGALAEYIPAQGGTGILERKINVITLVGNASNITAVIDQSLIYANQSDIVDLQNQIDGLETVAKDYTDSKIELLQGSIEQLSAELDSHLSDTSHVAADLYAYQNIGGAL; translated from the coding sequence ATGAGCTTTGGAATGATAGCATTTACAAACAGGGGAAGGGTATTACAGGTAAAGGCTGCAATCGGAACACAATTAAAATTTACCCGAATTGCGGTCGGAGACGGCCAGCTTTCCGGACAGGTAACAGAGGAATTAGTTGGGCTTATCCATGAAGTAAAAAGCCTGAACATTAATGAATTAGAAAAAATATCTGGATACCAAGCAAAGGTGGGAGGAGTCCTGACCAATCAAGGATTAGCAACTGGTTTTTATTGGCGTGAATTGGGAGTGTTTGCACAGGATCCGGACGTTGGTGAAATTTTATATTGTTATGGAAATGCCGGAGCTTTAGCCGAGTACATACCCGCTCAGGGCGGTACTGGGATACTTGAGAGGAAGATAAATGTAATAACATTGGTGGGTAATGCTTCAAATATCACAGCTGTAATAGATCAGTCTTTAATATATGCAAACCAATCAGACATCGTGGATTTACAAAATCAAATAGACGGATTGGAAACAGTTGCAAAAGACTACACAGATAGCAAAATTGAATTGTTACAGGGAAGTATTGAACAATTGTCAGCTGAACTTGATTCACATCTTTCGGATACATCTCATGTTGCCGCTGATCTTTACGCTTATCAAAATATAGGGGGTGCATTATAA
- a CDS encoding phage tail protein, translating to MAAGKRELQALITLAGKIDPSLRKALRMAQGETTKLSKSAEKSGSSLSNTGSIIKGVFAGNLISGAVSKIGTKILELGKEGIQLASDLSEVQNVVDTTFGGSAKEINKFAQTALNSFGLSELQAKQFNGTLGAMLKSSGITGDSLVTMSEKLTGLSGDISSFYNVSQEDAFEKIRAGISGETEPLKQLGINMSVANMEAFALSKGIKASYSKMDQASQTALRYAYLMNVSKDAQGDFAKTQGGYANQMRLLQTNIKQLTARMASGLIPYLAKGAQYANNFVSKLGKMNISFAGVGSITKKVFPEIKKQMNFFKSEGVKIFDGLGPSAMKLGQSVLPFVSKSFNTYTGKVLPIVKRIVSGFVDIMVPNISKAFDFIRTAVLPPAMKVISFFADTIIPKVGNIVSMWMPKIQAVIGSAFNLAILLAGKVMAAFNTYWPYISQLVTIAVDTIGGVVSGLLTTLSGVIDFITGVFSGNWSLAWQGVKDIFVGIFSSIGSVLKGVINVIIAMINNGIRGVNKLINVKAPDWVPGIGGKSLGFTIPEIDTFAQGGFANQPSIFGEAGLEAAIPIKYKNPRSLSLLNKTARALGADQGGGQQISLTYAPVINGGNKAEIQALLDTDKEKFFAWLNEYFEDRERVSFA from the coding sequence TTGGCAGCAGGCAAAAGAGAACTACAGGCATTAATTACCCTTGCCGGTAAGATTGATCCATCACTTCGAAAAGCTTTAAGGATGGCTCAAGGTGAAACCACAAAACTATCAAAAAGTGCTGAGAAGTCAGGCTCAAGCCTGTCAAATACAGGGAGCATAATCAAGGGAGTTTTTGCAGGAAACCTTATTTCCGGTGCTGTAAGCAAAATTGGAACAAAGATATTGGAACTTGGAAAAGAAGGTATACAACTGGCTTCAGACCTTTCCGAAGTACAGAATGTCGTAGATACAACCTTCGGTGGCAGTGCAAAAGAAATTAACAAATTCGCTCAAACAGCATTGAATTCCTTTGGACTTTCGGAGTTGCAGGCAAAACAGTTCAACGGTACCCTGGGTGCAATGCTAAAAAGCAGTGGCATTACAGGTGATTCACTTGTTACCATGTCAGAGAAACTTACAGGCCTATCCGGAGACATATCATCTTTTTATAATGTATCCCAAGAAGATGCTTTTGAAAAAATTCGTGCTGGTATTTCGGGAGAGACAGAGCCATTGAAGCAATTAGGTATCAACATGTCAGTTGCCAACATGGAAGCCTTCGCATTGTCCAAAGGTATAAAGGCTTCTTATAGCAAAATGGATCAGGCATCACAAACCGCATTAAGGTATGCATATCTGATGAACGTATCAAAGGATGCACAGGGGGATTTTGCAAAAACACAAGGCGGCTATGCAAATCAAATGAGGCTTTTACAAACGAATATCAAGCAGCTCACAGCAAGAATGGCTTCAGGATTAATTCCATATCTGGCTAAAGGAGCTCAGTATGCAAATAACTTTGTAAGTAAATTAGGTAAGATGAATATATCATTTGCCGGCGTTGGTTCTATAACCAAAAAGGTTTTTCCGGAAATTAAAAAACAAATGAATTTCTTTAAGTCCGAGGGAGTTAAAATATTTGACGGCTTGGGACCGTCTGCAATGAAATTGGGACAGTCTGTTTTGCCTTTTGTAAGTAAGAGTTTTAATACTTATACAGGCAAGGTACTGCCGATTGTAAAAAGAATCGTATCCGGTTTTGTAGACATTATGGTACCTAATATATCTAAAGCTTTTGACTTTATCAGAACAGCAGTACTTCCACCTGCAATGAAAGTAATATCGTTCTTTGCTGATACCATAATACCCAAGGTCGGGAACATTGTGAGTATGTGGATGCCAAAGATTCAGGCAGTAATCGGAAGTGCTTTTAATTTAGCTATTTTGTTGGCGGGAAAAGTAATGGCAGCTTTTAATACCTATTGGCCATACATCAGTCAGCTGGTTACTATTGCGGTAGACACTATAGGCGGTGTAGTAAGCGGGTTACTAACAACACTAAGTGGAGTAATTGATTTTATTACAGGAGTATTTTCTGGTAATTGGAGTCTGGCATGGCAGGGAGTAAAGGATATTTTTGTAGGTATATTCAGTTCAATTGGTTCTGTTCTAAAGGGTGTAATTAATGTAATTATAGCAATGATTAATAATGGGATACGGGGTGTCAATAAGCTTATAAATGTAAAGGCTCCTGACTGGGTTCCGGGTATCGGAGGTAAATCATTAGGATTTACTATTCCGGAGATAGACACATTTGCCCAAGGTGGTTTTGCAAACCAACCGTCAATATTCGGTGAGGCAGGTCTTGAAGCTGCCATCCCTATAAAATATAAAAATCCTCGAAGTCTGTCACTTTTAAATAAAACTGCCAGAGCTTTAGGTGCAGATCAAGGCGGAGGACAACAAATAAGTTTGACATATGCACCAGTTATTAACGGGGGGAATAAGGCTGAAATTCAAGCCCTTCTGGATACTGACAAAGAAAAATTCTTTGCATGGCTTAATGAATACTTTGAGGATAGGGAGCGTGTGTCCTTTGCTTAA
- a CDS encoding phage late control D family protein has translation MMNIIYEGVDITDSIEVSKADIIDNAGGIADSIDLRFADTEGLWSKWKPLKGHKINVLEGGFSSGTMFTDYISQSRGSIRLKGLSIPLEAKTTKTKAWESIRLLGMAKEIAGRYGFVLETYGGVNDYLYERIDQINQADFEFLSYRCMLEGYVLKIWDGKVIIYDEQTYERKEPVKEIILEQLDGDYEFKTVSSGLFSSCSITSVTVSETITKEFKPSTAPVGPILKQKMFVSNLAEAERYCRGLLRYSNKTENIGRIKLELDPELAAGSCVDISGIGLADGKYFIDWAVHSLKEKKTILSLRKPLEGY, from the coding sequence ATGATGAATATAATTTATGAAGGTGTGGACATTACAGATAGTATTGAAGTAAGTAAGGCAGACATTATAGATAATGCCGGAGGTATTGCGGATAGCATTGATTTAAGGTTTGCTGACACAGAAGGCCTATGGAGTAAGTGGAAACCGCTGAAGGGACATAAAATAAATGTCCTGGAAGGCGGTTTTTCTTCCGGAACAATGTTTACTGACTATATTAGTCAGAGTAGGGGGAGCATAAGGCTCAAAGGCCTGTCAATTCCACTTGAGGCAAAGACAACAAAAACTAAGGCATGGGAAAGTATTCGACTACTCGGTATGGCAAAAGAAATTGCCGGTAGATATGGATTTGTTCTTGAAACATATGGTGGCGTTAATGATTATCTGTATGAAAGAATAGATCAGATCAACCAGGCTGATTTTGAGTTTCTGTCTTATCGGTGCATGCTGGAGGGATATGTCTTAAAGATATGGGATGGCAAGGTTATTATTTATGATGAACAAACATACGAAAGAAAAGAACCGGTAAAAGAAATAATTTTGGAGCAGCTGGACGGTGACTATGAATTCAAAACAGTTTCATCAGGGTTATTCAGTTCCTGCAGCATAACCTCCGTTACTGTTTCCGAAACCATAACAAAAGAGTTTAAGCCCTCCACAGCTCCGGTCGGCCCAATATTGAAACAGAAAATGTTCGTCAGCAATTTGGCAGAAGCAGAACGATACTGCAGGGGCTTGTTAAGGTATTCAAACAAAACTGAAAACATAGGCCGAATTAAGCTAGAATTGGATCCGGAGCTTGCAGCAGGAAGTTGTGTGGATATATCCGGAATTGGTTTGGCAGATGGTAAATATTTTATTGACTGGGCAGTACATAGTCTTAAAGAAAAGAAGACAATTCTCAGCTTGAGAAAACCTCTGGAGGGATATTAA